AATATCGTGATAAATATATAGATATCAAAATAAATAAATTATATAATAATATTAATTAAACTAATGATTTATCCTATAACTATGGAAAAATGAAAAATAAGCAAATTAACTAAAGAAACTGATTAATTCAGATATATTAGTATACTTATATATAAATTTTATAATAATCTATATTTGATCAATATTTTCATTAAAAGTCAGAGAAATTAGCTATAATATTAGTCATTAAAATTATAAATAAGAGAAAAGTAATGATAATACCTATTTATTAATTAAATGTCATAAATGTCATGTTTATTATATATTAAAATATATTTTTTAAAAATATTACTATATCGGTAAAGTAGGTTCATGTTTATCATGATTTTAAATATCATGATAAATATATAGATATCAAAAAAAAAATATTAATTAAACTAATGATTTATCCTAAAATCATGAAAATATGACAAGTAAACAAATTAACTAATATCATGGAGAAGATGACAAATAAGCCAAATCACTTCATAAATAATAGTATAGATAAAATTTATAAAATAGCAAATAATTTTTTTGTTTTATAATAAAATTTTAATTAATATTAATGTATAATCATATTATATTACTACTTACGAAATTATTTATTGCATGATTTTAAAAAAATACTTAAAAATTTTAATAAGATTTGGGTAGATATTTTCTCAACAGATTTTGTTATAATTAAAAATAAAATTTAAATCTATATTTACTCAACAGATTTGTTAGACTAATAATAATCATTATGTCATATTAAGTAATTAATCAAATGGTTCTACTAAGACTTTTAAATAGTAGATAAAAATTATGACCCTAAATTAATAGATTAGATATTATTGATATGAATTGTAAAATTAGGACCCCAGAATTTTAGGATGTGAAATACGTTTATATACATATTTATCTTCTGATCCAAACTGACCTCTTAAATTTGAAATCCATATTTATATAACAAATTTATTTTCGTTAGTGTTGAATTTTTTGTATCATTTACTTATTGTATTTATTTGCTTGTTTCCATATTATTTTCTGGTTATAACAAAAATATATATTTATCCAAGTTAAATAAAAACATATTTTTTCTTAAAAGCTAAAGACCCATAGATTAATAGATTTAAGTATGGAGGAAGTAGTGGTGAATGTAGCTTTGAGTTGGGAACAAGGGGATATCCTAGAACCAGTGGCGGATCTACTAAGGAGATTGGAGTGTCACATAACACCCCTTAAATCTATATAAAATTTTAATTGTGTAAAATCAACAAAATTTTCTTGGTAGTTTTGGTAAAATCCTCATGTTGACACCCATCAAACCACAGTTTATGAGTAATTTACAAAGTATTTTTAGAAAATTATCATCTAAGTTATTCTAATATGCGGTTTTATTTACGGTTTGATTCTTACTACATGGTTTTGGCTTACCTAGAACTTGTAGATTGAGACAAGATAAACAGCTTCTCTTGGCGAATCTTATGTTGATGATAACTAGATGTTTCCAAAAGGTACAAGAGGCAAAATTAGAGCAGCTCAATTGTTGAATTTTAGTTATGTATCTGAAGATTAAAAAGTATAGAACTAGGAGAAAAAGAAAAAACTGATTCTGTGCAGAGATATTTTTTCTGATTTTTTAAAATCTCTTTTTCTATTTGTCATTATATTAAATGTGGTTAGTTGATTTTAAAGTGATTTTATCGAATAAAAGTGTTTAATTTTAATTTTTTGAGAACTTTAAGAGAGTTCTACCATCAGCAACGGGGAGTTCTCACGTTTAGTCTCTTTCATGAATATACGAGGAAAAGAAACAGTTTTTTTACCATATGTACGAGACCAATCATAGCTTTCTCATTTACTATGTTAATTGCAGTGAAATCTTAGTTTCTCATTGCTACATTATTATATTTTTACAAGAGTGATGCATTTATACAATCAATAAAGCTAGCAAAAATGCAAAATTTTGGGGGCCAAAGCGGCAAAAATAAACAGTTTTTTTTTTACAAAGTCATCAAAGGAAATAACATACACTAGGGTGTACATTTTAGAGTATATATTATATACACTCCGAGCTTCTAGTGGCCTGGTTGCTTCGTCACTGGGCTGCTACATGCTTTAGGACACTGTTTCCCCACCAACTTCGGAGATACGTTGGAGCACTGGAACGTTGCTGGACCGTCTTTTCCATTATATGTAATATCAATGTCGCCGATCTCCACGTTCTTACACGGAAATCCCTTGCTGCACAATAGCTTAACTGCGTCTTTGTTCCCTGATGATCCTTTGATATTCTTGAACTTTATGTCCACCAGCTTGATAGATGATGGTTTCTACAAACAAAACAAAAACGTTTCGTTGAAAATGATGATCAATGGACTATGATCGGTTAGATTTTCTTGAAAAGTACTCTTTTGTACGCACATTCTTGTTGCATCGGTTCCAGGGGCAGTACTCTTGGTCGATGAGGATAGGGTTGCTAACGTTCTGGAGAATAATATTCTCGAAATGGATACCAGAGGCGGTCGTGGAGCAAGCTGCGGACGGCCATGTCTTGATCCTCACACCATTGTCAGTATTCCTGAGGGTGCAGTTCACGACCTTGACGCCAGTGACGTCTTCCTCGTGCCCGTATAATCCGAGGCTTCCAATACTGATTCCGTGTCCCGGACCGCATGTAACTCTTTCCACAAGAAGGTTTTTCATCCCGTCCCCAACAGAGATACAGTCATCTCCGGTTTTGATGTTGGTGTTGATGATCTTGATTCCGTCACTCCTTCCCACGTGGATTCCATCGGTGTTGGGACTCTCATCAGGGGCTACGATCCTGATGTCTTCGAATGTCAGGTTCTTTGCCCCGATCACGTTAATGTGGAAGTTCTTTGCATCTAACGAGGTTATGTCTCTTACCTTACCGTCAGTTATGTAATCAAACCGTATGCTCTGTTCAACAATGACAAAACATCAACAAATTAACAATGCTATTTGCTATTTAGCTGAGTTATTATAGATAGACAGATAAATATAAATAGATAGACAACATACGATAGGGAGTCTTTTGCACTGAGTTAATGACGTCTTGTGGCAGTTATTAGCCCTCCATGAAGCGTTACCTTCACCGTCAAAGATACCACCTCCGTTCAATCTAAAGTTAGTAATCCTGCGGAAAGCGACCCAAAAGTCCTTCCCGTTAACGTTCCCATCAGCTCTCACAGTGCCTTGAAGAACAAATATTATAGGAGCTTTGCATGGACCCATCATCTCTATTTCCCCAAGCTTGAATTCACCTTTTGGGATCAAAACGGTGCTCTTGTCCACGCACTGACATGCCTCCTTGAATAGTTTCGACAATTCCTGCATCCCAAAGATCTTAAGATTTCTTGGAGGACAAGAAAACTAATTGGTTAATGGGAAGATTAATAAAA
This genomic interval from Brassica oleracea var. oleracea cultivar TO1000 chromosome C2, BOL, whole genome shotgun sequence contains the following:
- the LOC106325330 gene encoding polygalacturonase-like, encoding MGVHFGVSTFFVFCLLALSANAREFRITARPGSDITGELSKLFKEACQCVDKSTVLIPKGEFKLGEIEMMGPCKAPIIFVLQGTVRADGNVNGKDFWVAFRRITNFRLNGGGIFDGEGNASWRANNCHKTSLTQCKRLPISIRFDYITDGKVRDITSLDAKNFHINVIGAKNLTFEDIRIVAPDESPNTDGIHVGRSDGIKIINTNIKTGDDCISVGDGMKNLLVERVTCGPGHGISIGSLGLYGHEEDVTGVKVVNCTLRNTDNGVRIKTWPSAACSTTASGIHFENIILQNVSNPILIDQEYCPWNRCNKNKPSSIKLVDIKFKNIKGSSGNKDAVKLLCSKGFPCKNVEIGDIDITYNGKDGPATFQCSNVSPKLVGKQCPKACSSPVTKQPGH